One region of Methanomassiliicoccales archaeon genomic DNA includes:
- a CDS encoding beta-propeller domain-containing protein: protein MKRRITITVSVLIALGLSLAGIVTLIGEEAQSSISETFPAFKDVEDLKRYLRSFQREWTAWTLMASGTAEDAGGAITHHSQTNIQVQGVDEADMVKTDGKYLYIAQVDAISIVKAYPLDQLSNHSYIDIKEILHLGSNESALINGIFLMRGRLVAVVSIVTYHHHPHDYNLFWREESSSEGESPLRDMPQVTCYCSGMEEHCLVLSFFLLDGIPNFLGFKGTSGHYVTSRMVDEVLYLVTQQYVWSDTKNVSIPCLFEKNSASALEASTIRYDPECNDPYSFLNVLAVDVISLEHSLESILTSYSSLIYVSPNSLYLTFQKWKEKYASTINIFPLRSGNQPIASINDPSFTSIYKFSLQGLNVKFQARGDVPGHPLNQFSLDESRGMLRVATTLSWSNQMSNVYVLDTNLNVIGKLEGLAPEERIYACRYICNTLYLVTFRQIDPLCVIDLTDPIHPILKGELKVPGFSSYLHPLDYGRLAGLGMENGSVKISLFDVSNPEHPEEIDSFLVGTWSYSEALWEHKFVIYDPNSKFLMIPISFYCEERGKMLNELCIFDFSHENIKLKGAILPESGELILRAQFIEDHIYAITDRAIYVHSMEDLALEAMLIYRERVQGGLSWHAFEIVAGGYQGSDDR, encoded by the coding sequence ATGAAGCGAAGAATTACCATCACGGTTTCGGTTTTGATTGCGCTAGGACTAAGTCTAGCTGGCATCGTAACCTTGATCGGCGAGGAAGCGCAATCATCCATCAGTGAAACCTTCCCGGCCTTCAAGGATGTAGAAGATCTGAAGCGATATCTTCGCAGCTTTCAAAGGGAATGGACTGCATGGACATTAATGGCATCTGGAACCGCTGAGGATGCAGGAGGAGCGATAACTCATCATTCCCAAACGAATATCCAAGTGCAAGGAGTCGATGAGGCCGATATGGTCAAGACAGATGGCAAATATCTTTACATAGCTCAAGTTGACGCCATATCCATCGTCAAGGCTTATCCTCTTGATCAACTATCAAATCATTCCTACATTGATATAAAAGAGATCTTGCACTTAGGGTCGAATGAATCCGCCCTCATTAACGGTATATTTCTGATGAGGGGCAGATTGGTGGCGGTGGTTTCCATCGTCACCTATCACCACCATCCACATGATTATAATTTGTTCTGGAGAGAAGAATCGAGCTCAGAAGGGGAATCACCATTAAGGGACATGCCACAGGTTACATGTTATTGTAGTGGGATGGAGGAGCATTGTCTAGTGCTCTCTTTCTTCCTGCTCGACGGAATTCCTAATTTCTTGGGCTTCAAGGGAACATCTGGCCATTATGTGACCTCTAGAATGGTGGATGAAGTATTGTATTTGGTTACCCAACAATACGTATGGAGTGATACGAAGAATGTATCGATTCCTTGTTTATTCGAAAAGAACTCTGCCTCAGCCCTTGAGGCTAGCACGATTCGATATGATCCGGAGTGTAATGATCCCTATTCCTTCTTGAACGTATTGGCAGTTGATGTGATTAGTCTCGAGCACAGCCTAGAAAGCATATTAACTAGCTATTCCTCCCTTATCTACGTCTCCCCTAACTCATTATATCTCACTTTCCAGAAATGGAAGGAGAAATACGCGAGTACAATCAACATTTTTCCTTTAAGAAGTGGGAATCAGCCAATAGCATCCATCAACGATCCTTCTTTCACATCGATTTATAAGTTCAGTTTGCAAGGACTTAATGTTAAGTTCCAAGCGCGCGGGGATGTGCCGGGGCACCCGCTGAATCAGTTTTCTTTGGACGAGAGCAGGGGAATGCTCCGCGTGGCCACCACCCTGAGCTGGAGCAATCAGATGAGCAATGTGTACGTGCTTGATACCAATCTCAATGTTATTGGAAAGCTAGAAGGCTTAGCTCCTGAAGAGCGTATCTACGCTTGCCGCTACATCTGCAACACTCTTTACCTGGTGACCTTTAGGCAAATCGACCCGCTATGCGTAATTGATCTCACCGACCCCATTCATCCCATACTCAAAGGAGAGCTCAAGGTGCCTGGTTTCTCATCTTACCTGCATCCTTTGGATTATGGCCGCCTTGCAGGATTAGGAATGGAGAACGGCTCCGTGAAGATTTCTCTGTTCGACGTCTCCAATCCTGAGCATCCTGAAGAGATCGATTCATTTCTGGTGGGAACATGGTCTTATTCAGAGGCGCTATGGGAACATAAGTTTGTTATCTACGATCCTAACTCAAAATTTCTTATGATTCCGATTAGCTTTTATTGTGAAGAAAGAGGGAAAATGCTCAATGAATTATGCATCTTTGACTTCAGCCATGAAAATATAAAGCTTAAAGGAGCGATTTTACCTGAATCTGGAGAGCTCATCTTACGAGCTCAATTCATTGAGGACCATATTTATGCCATAACTGATAGGGCTATTTACGTCCACTCCATGGAGGACCTTGCCTTAGAAGCCATGCTCATCTATCGTGAGCGAGTACAAGGAGGCCTGTCATGGCACGCATTCGAAATCGTGGCAGGAGGGTATCAGGGAAGCGATGATCGGTGA
- a CDS encoding sensor histidine kinase, giving the protein MKIKSQDLEKIFIIAGLIAAAILLTWYFHTVLEQGTLFTHFFYIPSILAAYWWRKKGVLVAVVLVIVLLASDLAAQNLRLFTDDVVRAFPLIIIPLIVAYLREEGLRYESALKQVNEKLAKENEARKRAEEFVFQANRKLRLLSKITRHDILNRLMVLEGTLRMQAGKCPDEECRRNAEKMSEMLRSIQNDMEFTRDYEEIGVRGPSWQSVRAAFEQAALKLGLGNVEMVNRVNGVEVFADHMLVKVFYNLLDDSLKHGNGVRRVSLRAEKDKEDLLLIYEDDGVGIPTDMKERIFELGLSPKSDRGLFLAREILSVTGISIKESGKYGQGARFEIRVPKDKYRGA; this is encoded by the coding sequence ATGAAAATAAAAAGCCAGGATTTAGAGAAAATATTCATAATAGCAGGCCTGATAGCAGCCGCTATTCTCCTAACCTGGTATTTCCACACGGTCCTCGAACAGGGCACTCTTTTCACCCACTTTTTCTATATTCCTTCCATATTGGCAGCTTATTGGTGGAGAAAAAAAGGGGTTTTGGTCGCGGTCGTTTTGGTGATCGTTCTCCTGGCATCGGACCTTGCAGCTCAGAACCTCAGGCTTTTCACTGATGATGTGGTTCGAGCTTTTCCCCTCATCATAATTCCTCTGATAGTCGCATATCTGCGAGAAGAAGGGTTGCGCTATGAATCGGCCCTGAAACAAGTTAATGAGAAACTAGCTAAAGAAAACGAGGCGAGGAAAAGAGCGGAGGAGTTCGTATTTCAGGCGAATCGCAAGCTTAGGCTCCTAAGCAAGATAACCAGGCATGATATCCTCAACCGGCTCATGGTTTTAGAAGGAACTTTGCGTATGCAGGCAGGAAAATGCCCAGATGAGGAGTGTCGCAGGAACGCGGAAAAGATGTCTGAGATGTTAAGATCTATACAGAATGACATGGAATTCACCAGAGATTATGAGGAAATCGGAGTCAGAGGGCCCTCATGGCAGAGTGTTAGGGCGGCCTTTGAACAAGCCGCATTAAAGCTTGGGCTGGGGAATGTGGAAATGGTCAATCGAGTTAATGGCGTGGAGGTCTTCGCTGACCACATGCTAGTCAAGGTATTCTATAATCTCCTAGATGATTCGCTGAAGCATGGAAATGGAGTAAGAAGGGTTTCCCTTAGAGCAGAGAAAGACAAGGAAGACCTGCTACTCATATACGAGGACGATGGTGTAGGAATACCTACCGACATGAAGGAGCGCATTTTTGAACTAGGCCTTTCCCCTAAATCTGACCGAGGGTTGTTCCTTGCGAGAGAGATACTTTCCGTCACAGGGATCTCGATCAAAGAGAGTGGAAAGTACGGCCAAGGCGCTAGGTTTGAGATTAGAGTTCCTAAGGATAAGTACCGAGGAGCATAA
- a CDS encoding TRC40/GET3/ArsA family transport-energizing ATPase translates to MTEYKEMIDLVKEKRFLFFGGKGGVGKTTMAAATALWLADNGYKTLIIATDPTVSLSATFEQRISETEVTPINCSCRLSGLNINPKKAMGLFQSRMTGMLEGFSTLFGSELLSTPCTEEIAAFDQFVSFMQDTEHDKLVFDTAPTGHTLRELSMPFDWSSYIANQIRNRKELSEVLGFVYDEDMIQDLSMEKERYDKAVKGLADAAVSAFTLVTLPEKLSIEETSRAIDDLKSFGIMVPSLIVNQVIPLEVLQGNWFLEKRRETQKKHLEEIDRRFPNLIKTYVPMMETDVYGVENLRKVGRHLYG, encoded by the coding sequence ATGACTGAGTATAAAGAAATGATAGACCTAGTTAAAGAGAAAAGGTTCTTATTCTTTGGCGGAAAGGGCGGTGTTGGAAAGACGACGATGGCCGCCGCAACCGCCCTTTGGTTGGCTGATAATGGCTATAAGACGCTAATAATCGCTACCGATCCAACTGTCTCCTTGTCCGCCACCTTCGAGCAGAGGATCAGTGAGACCGAGGTCACTCCCATTAACTGCTCCTGCCGCTTGAGCGGATTGAATATCAACCCCAAGAAGGCCATGGGTCTGTTCCAAAGCCGCATGACTGGAATGTTAGAGGGTTTTTCCACGCTTTTCGGCAGCGAGCTGCTCTCTACACCCTGCACGGAAGAGATAGCAGCATTTGATCAGTTCGTTTCATTTATGCAGGACACCGAGCATGATAAGCTCGTATTCGACACTGCCCCTACCGGCCATACTCTTCGAGAATTGAGCATGCCCTTCGACTGGTCTAGTTATATAGCGAATCAAATAAGGAACAGAAAGGAGCTCTCCGAGGTCCTGGGATTCGTTTATGACGAGGACATGATCCAAGATTTAAGCATGGAAAAGGAAAGATATGATAAGGCGGTAAAGGGCTTGGCAGATGCAGCTGTCTCCGCCTTTACTCTCGTCACCTTACCTGAAAAGTTATCTATTGAAGAGACATCCCGCGCCATTGATGACCTGAAGAGCTTCGGTATAATGGTACCCTCTCTTATTGTGAATCAGGTGATACCTCTGGAAGTCCTGCAGGGCAATTGGTTTCTGGAGAAGAGGAGAGAGACGCAAAAAAAGCATTTAGAGGAGATCGACAGACGTTTCCCTAATCTGATCAAGACCTATGTGCCTATGATGGAGACTGACGTATACGGCGTGGAAAATCTTAGAAAAGTGGGGAGGCATCTGTATGGTTGA
- a CDS encoding thioredoxin family protein, with protein MVEKLRLTLLSFACCNPKLAAHDKVYFERIKEALKRLHAEADIELVHATDAMMSRRYGFMSDIIPLFDKYGQAVTPALFVNQKLELYGGVPTLEKLEQVLAKHLHQS; from the coding sequence ATGGTTGAGAAGTTGAGGCTCACTTTGCTTTCATTCGCCTGCTGCAACCCTAAGCTTGCCGCACATGATAAAGTCTATTTCGAGCGCATAAAGGAGGCCCTAAAAAGACTGCATGCCGAGGCTGATATCGAGCTGGTTCATGCTACGGACGCCATGATGTCGCGGCGCTATGGCTTCATGTCAGATATAATCCCGCTCTTCGACAAGTATGGACAAGCAGTGACCCCAGCGCTCTTTGTGAATCAAAAGCTCGAGCTATACGGTGGCGTTCCTACCCTTGAAAAACTGGAGCAGGTATTGGCCAAACATTTGCACCAGAGCTAG
- a CDS encoding 4Fe-4S binding protein yields the protein MSLSLKEALRNKCHALGIEMMGIADVDRWNDPPFHPWVPEEFRPKFIFPEARSAVVVGLPVTLPVVETSPSIHYFQLYRTVNDILDQCTYHLSNFLNHEGFASIFIPRDGYGHISLMKERSLVFFSHRHAAFLAGLGTFGVNNMLLTKEYGPRVRFGTVLTSAAIPADEMMKEQLCIRCMRCVDACPVNALKEEDYPKGLTDKSACAARAVELASRYASPCGFCIKVCPIGKDRELFYREDPEIYDETNPHFEQLHRAWKHVRSYGSKV from the coding sequence ATGAGTTTAAGTTTGAAAGAAGCTTTGCGAAACAAATGCCATGCTCTTGGGATCGAAATGATGGGGATCGCAGATGTTGATAGATGGAATGATCCGCCCTTTCATCCCTGGGTCCCTGAAGAATTTAGGCCCAAATTCATCTTCCCAGAAGCCCGTTCCGCAGTGGTTGTAGGCCTACCGGTAACCCTTCCTGTTGTAGAGACCAGCCCCTCCATACATTATTTTCAACTTTATAGGACAGTGAATGACATTTTGGATCAGTGCACTTATCACCTATCGAATTTTTTGAATCATGAAGGGTTCGCATCTATATTCATTCCAAGAGATGGGTATGGGCATATTTCATTGATGAAGGAAAGGTCATTGGTTTTCTTCTCTCACCGTCATGCTGCCTTCCTGGCAGGCTTAGGAACCTTTGGCGTCAATAATATGCTACTGACCAAGGAATATGGCCCCAGGGTGCGCTTCGGAACGGTTCTCACCTCCGCTGCCATCCCGGCCGATGAAATGATGAAGGAGCAGCTTTGTATCAGGTGCATGCGCTGCGTGGATGCGTGCCCGGTGAATGCACTAAAAGAAGAGGATTATCCCAAAGGGCTGACTGATAAATCTGCCTGCGCTGCCCGAGCCGTGGAGTTGGCGAGCAGATACGCTTCTCCATGTGGCTTCTGCATTAAAGTTTGCCCTATAGGAAAAGATCGGGAGCTATTTTACCGAGAGGATCCTGAGATTTACGATGAAACGAATCCTCACTTTGAACAACTCCACCGAGCCTGGAAGCATGTCCGCTCCTATGGCTCAAAGGTATAG
- a CDS encoding winged helix-turn-helix domain-containing protein: MIGEGQEKRLSTTYALNDMGPKMKVELDKRALFALASDSRMEILKALHLQRRTLAQLAEHLGIDKAAVHRHLKKLEEGGLVVRYEDHGFVYYGLSWKARDVISPGENTKIVIIFGLSLLLVCFAAFSILIGSEGFGLQAGADYLTPETQAGGVDSPQTPSQITMAYVLAGAFSMALSIVMIYAGFRKILRPKQKFISTGETSRPPTEPLFD; this comes from the coding sequence ATGATCGGTGAAGGACAAGAAAAGAGGTTAAGCACAACCTATGCGCTTAACGACATGGGACCGAAGATGAAGGTGGAATTGGACAAAAGGGCGCTTTTCGCTTTGGCTTCCGATAGTCGCATGGAGATACTGAAGGCGCTCCACCTCCAAAGGCGTACGCTCGCCCAGTTAGCCGAACATTTAGGCATAGACAAAGCGGCGGTGCACCGACACCTTAAGAAGCTGGAAGAAGGAGGTCTCGTTGTTCGTTATGAGGATCACGGATTTGTCTATTATGGGTTGTCCTGGAAGGCTAGGGATGTGATATCCCCAGGGGAGAACACCAAAATAGTCATAATTTTCGGACTTTCTTTGCTTCTGGTCTGCTTCGCTGCCTTCTCGATTCTAATCGGGTCGGAAGGTTTCGGTCTTCAGGCAGGAGCCGATTACCTGACGCCTGAAACGCAGGCAGGTGGGGTTGATTCTCCACAAACTCCTTCTCAAATCACAATGGCATATGTGCTTGCAGGAGCATTTTCGATGGCGTTGAGTATCGTAATGATATATGCCGGCTTTAGGAAAATACTCAGACCTAAACAGAAATTTATATCGACAGGCGAAACCTCCCGACCGCCTACCGAACCCTTGTTTGATTAA
- the phrB gene encoding deoxyribodipyrimidine photo-lyase, translated as MTSVSVTSRARGLAKGLEKGRCILHWMSRDQRVSDNPSLLFAILKGNELRLPVISCFCLVPNYLEATIRQYSFMLKGLREVESSLLKLGVGFRLLTGNPGEELSILIKEEDAAALICDFDPLRPKQSWKKEVLGSSELSVYEVDAHNIVPCWIASFKREYSAGTFRPKLKSQLSQYFLEPLPTLSPSVPWKENDMTDWERAERSLKVGRSVKPVNWIIPGEEASRKALHSFIEKGLIGYARRRNNPEIDGQSNLSPYLHFGQLSPHRVAWEVTKSSAPEEDKSAFLEELIVRRELADNFCFYCPNYDSVDCFPEWARASLEKHRLDRREYSYDEKDLEAGNTHDPLWNAAQREMVVRGKMHGYLRMYWAKKLLEWCSSPEEAMRVAIRLNDRYELDGRDPNGYAGIAWSIGGVHDRPWPSRPIFGKIRYMSLTGARAKFDVDAYIHRVESLSL; from the coding sequence ATGACCTCCGTCTCGGTGACATCAAGGGCGAGAGGTTTAGCAAAAGGATTGGAAAAAGGTAGATGCATCCTACACTGGATGAGCAGGGATCAAAGGGTCTCAGATAACCCCTCTTTACTATTCGCAATTCTAAAGGGAAACGAACTCCGCCTACCCGTCATCTCCTGCTTCTGCCTCGTTCCCAATTACTTGGAGGCGACTATAAGACAATACAGCTTCATGTTAAAAGGGCTGCGCGAGGTAGAATCCAGCCTGTTAAAGCTGGGTGTGGGGTTCCGCTTATTGACAGGGAATCCAGGAGAGGAGCTGTCAATCCTGATTAAAGAAGAGGACGCTGCGGCCCTCATATGCGATTTTGATCCTCTAAGACCAAAACAGTCCTGGAAAAAAGAGGTTCTGGGCTCCAGTGAGCTTTCCGTCTACGAGGTGGATGCGCATAATATCGTTCCATGCTGGATAGCATCATTCAAGAGGGAATACTCTGCAGGAACATTTCGCCCCAAACTCAAAAGCCAGCTATCTCAATATTTCCTAGAGCCCTTGCCGACCTTATCTCCATCGGTGCCCTGGAAGGAAAACGACATGACAGATTGGGAACGGGCTGAGCGCTCCTTAAAAGTCGGTCGAAGCGTTAAGCCAGTAAACTGGATAATACCTGGCGAAGAAGCCAGTCGAAAGGCGCTCCATTCCTTCATAGAAAAGGGGCTAATAGGCTATGCGCGGAGGCGAAATAATCCTGAGATTGATGGGCAATCGAACCTTTCACCCTATCTCCATTTTGGACAACTTTCGCCGCACAGGGTGGCTTGGGAGGTGACGAAGTCGTCAGCACCTGAAGAGGACAAATCCGCCTTCCTAGAAGAGCTTATAGTTAGAAGAGAGCTGGCGGACAACTTCTGCTTCTATTGCCCAAACTACGACTCCGTTGACTGCTTCCCTGAATGGGCGAGGGCTTCGCTGGAGAAGCATAGGCTCGATCGGCGGGAATATTCCTATGATGAGAAGGATTTGGAGGCGGGAAATACTCATGACCCCTTGTGGAATGCGGCGCAGAGGGAGATGGTCGTTCGGGGTAAGATGCATGGCTATCTGCGCATGTATTGGGCCAAGAAACTCTTGGAATGGTGCTCCAGCCCTGAGGAGGCGATGAGAGTGGCCATCCGTCTCAACGACCGTTATGAATTGGATGGACGCGATCCTAATGGCTATGCGGGTATAGCATGGTCCATAGGTGGGGTCCATGACAGGCCATGGCCCTCTCGCCCCATATTCGGGAAAATACGTTACATGAGCCTTACTGGGGCCAGGGCGAAGTTCGATGTGGATGCTTATATCCACAGGGTCGAATCGCTTTCATTATAG
- a CDS encoding rubrerythrin family protein: MHAMTEQFMHNAYAGESMAHMRYLIYADAAEKEGFKNVARLFRAVAFAEEIHASGHMRRSPRKMGAVAAEAPFGVGKTAENLAVAVEGEKFEVEEMYPVYMETAKLQGEKIAYTSFEWAYKAEKVHKKMYEEAKELVDQGKDWRDAKVQICSTCGWTVEGEAPDVCPVCGAKSSAFRAF, from the coding sequence ATGCACGCCATGACGGAACAATTCATGCACAATGCCTATGCAGGGGAATCGATGGCTCACATGAGATATTTGATATATGCTGATGCTGCAGAAAAGGAAGGATTCAAAAACGTAGCTCGACTGTTTCGTGCGGTGGCCTTTGCGGAAGAGATTCATGCTAGCGGGCATATGAGACGCTCGCCTCGGAAGATGGGAGCGGTTGCAGCGGAAGCTCCTTTTGGAGTGGGAAAAACCGCCGAGAACCTAGCTGTAGCGGTGGAAGGGGAGAAGTTCGAGGTGGAGGAGATGTACCCCGTCTATATGGAGACCGCGAAATTGCAAGGAGAGAAGATAGCTTATACTTCTTTCGAGTGGGCTTATAAAGCTGAAAAGGTACACAAAAAAATGTATGAAGAGGCAAAGGAGCTCGTTGATCAGGGAAAGGACTGGCGAGATGCAAAAGTGCAAATATGCTCCACTTGCGGTTGGACAGTAGAGGGCGAAGCTCCAGACGTATGTCCAGTTTGTGGGGCTAAGAGTTCTGCCTTCCGCGCATTCTGA
- a CDS encoding alkaline phosphatase, producing the protein MSLSMQMKALRNKVIALVAIVVLVATASLTTAQEAQTNRFTYTTAEPGYVKNLIVMIPDGCGPTHITAARWYKGGELALDRMPSGMIRTYGADSIISDSAPAATAIATGYKTSDKHVGVLPGPVTISGLPQVPENKQYKPVATVLEAAKMRGMSVGIVATSNVQHATPAAFTSHWHDRGNYNEIGEQQVYADIDVVFGGGKQYLLPVAEGGKRTDGENLIEVLKGRGYTFVETREQLLSLSPSKTKVWGLFANDAMARDFDRSLPAHAHEPSLAEMTQMAISILSKNPRGFFLMVEGSMIDWSSHANDPVGVISEVLAFDAAVKVALDFAEQNKRTQVLAFTDHGNGGMSIGSSKTDHTYSKLPDAALVVPLAKAKLTGTGLGEVMEKNANASTIRQIMEQYYGVPSNALTDADIVAIRAARNVSSDLSYTVGPIISKLSVIGWTTTGHTGEDVPLYSFGPNRPIGLFENTDLARIVESNLRLNLASTDEKLYAEASSLFASIGATINIIPGANGVMQVEKDGATLAIFHFAKDVAIVNGQWHTMNGVVIYSQKTGKVYLPTEALKLVKFAS; encoded by the coding sequence ATGAGTTTAAGCATGCAAATGAAGGCGCTTCGGAACAAAGTCATAGCCCTGGTCGCGATCGTCGTTCTCGTGGCCACGGCCAGCTTGACTACTGCTCAGGAGGCGCAAACGAATCGATTTACGTACACTACAGCAGAGCCGGGATACGTGAAGAACCTAATTGTTATGATTCCAGATGGATGCGGCCCCACGCATATAACTGCCGCTAGATGGTACAAAGGTGGAGAGTTAGCCTTAGATCGAATGCCTTCAGGCATGATCCGCACCTATGGAGCCGATTCCATAATATCGGATTCTGCGCCTGCGGCAACGGCCATCGCCACTGGATATAAAACAAGCGATAAACATGTAGGCGTATTGCCTGGCCCAGTCACCATTTCGGGCTTGCCTCAGGTGCCAGAGAACAAGCAATACAAACCAGTTGCAACTGTCCTTGAGGCCGCGAAGATGCGCGGCATGTCCGTGGGTATTGTCGCCACTTCCAATGTTCAGCACGCTACTCCTGCTGCCTTTACTTCCCATTGGCATGACCGTGGAAATTATAATGAGATAGGGGAGCAACAGGTGTATGCTGATATAGATGTAGTATTTGGAGGCGGTAAACAATATCTGCTACCTGTTGCTGAAGGGGGAAAGCGTACTGACGGTGAGAACCTCATCGAGGTTCTGAAGGGGAGAGGATATACCTTTGTGGAGACGCGCGAGCAGCTTCTCTCGTTGAGTCCATCAAAGACCAAGGTGTGGGGGCTGTTCGCCAACGACGCCATGGCCCGAGATTTCGATCGCTCCCTGCCGGCGCACGCTCATGAACCCTCTTTGGCGGAGATGACTCAAATGGCGATTAGCATCCTTTCCAAGAACCCTCGCGGCTTCTTCTTGATGGTTGAGGGCAGCATGATCGACTGGTCATCACATGCTAATGATCCTGTGGGCGTCATCTCTGAGGTCTTAGCCTTTGACGCCGCCGTGAAGGTAGCCCTAGACTTTGCTGAGCAAAACAAAAGAACTCAGGTGCTTGCTTTCACCGATCATGGAAATGGAGGTATGTCCATTGGTTCTTCAAAGACCGACCACACCTATTCAAAGCTACCAGATGCTGCACTGGTCGTTCCATTGGCGAAAGCCAAACTGACCGGGACTGGACTTGGAGAGGTGATGGAAAAGAATGCGAATGCTAGCACCATACGGCAAATCATGGAACAATATTATGGTGTGCCTTCTAATGCCCTTACGGACGCGGACATCGTAGCCATAAGAGCAGCCAGGAATGTTTCGAGTGACCTGTCATACACGGTCGGTCCGATAATCAGCAAACTATCAGTGATTGGATGGACTACCACTGGGCATACTGGTGAAGACGTGCCATTGTATTCATTCGGCCCCAACCGTCCTATAGGACTTTTTGAAAACACTGACCTAGCACGGATTGTAGAGAGTAACCTCCGTCTGAACCTGGCTAGCACTGACGAAAAGCTGTATGCCGAGGCATCCAGCCTCTTTGCCTCAATAGGAGCTACAATTAACATCATACCAGGCGCCAATGGCGTAATGCAAGTGGAGAAAGACGGGGCGACTCTTGCCATCTTCCACTTCGCAAAGGATGTAGCTATAGTGAATGGCCAGTGGCATACGATGAATGGCGTGGTGATATATTCACAGAAGACAGGTAAGGTGTACCTGCCTACAGAAGCGCTGAAGCTCGTTAAATTCGCGAGCTAA